GTGATATTATTCTGAAAATAAATAATCAGTCGGCACTTGGAAAGACAGTTCAAGACGTTAGCGCCATGCTTAAAGGACAACCCGGCACATCTATAGATATTGAGATTGAAAGACCCGAAACCAATAAGACTCTGAACATAAAAGTAACTCGCGAAAAAATCTCCATACCGCCTGTCTCATACGCTAGCGTACTAAGCAATAACGTTGCTTACATTAAGCTCAATTCGTTTACCCAAAACTCGTACAATGAAGTTAGAAAAGCTTTTACAAGTATGCGCGACACTACTAAACTAAAAGGTGTAATCTTAGACTTAAGAGATAATTCGGGCGGACTGCTAACCGAAGCCGTTGATATTGTCAACTTGTTTGTAGATAAAGGCGAACACGTTGTTAGCACAAAAGGCAAACAAAAAGATAAAAACAGTTCCTTTTATACAACAAAAACGCCAATCGATACCAAAATACCTGTTGTTGTTTTAGTTAACGGCAGAAGCGCTTCGGCTTCCGAAATTGTATCGGGTGCTATACAAGATTTGGACAGGGGTGTTATTATTGGCAGACGCACATTTGGCAAAGGTTTGGTGCAAAACATTTTCCCTTTGGATTACAACACACAGGTTAAAGTTACCGTAGCCAAATATTACATTCCAAGTGGCAGATGTATTCAGGCAATAGACTATACACATCGCAACAAGGATGGCGACCCCGATATTATTCCCGACTCGCTGATAAATGAATTTAAAACTCGCAATGGTCGTAAAGTGTACGACGGAAAAGGAATACAACCCGATATTTTGTCCGATACGGTTTCGTTTAACAGTATTATTTTCAATCTAATAACTCAAAATATCATTTTCGACTACGCTACCAAGTTTGCTGCTAATAACGCAACAATTGCAAGTCCTTCCAAATTTCAAATATCCGACGGTCAGTACGATGAGTTTGTGAAATTCACCCAAAATAAAAATCTTACCTACAAAACGCAAATGGAAGAAGTTTTGGAAGATTTGAAAAAAGCTGCCGAATTTGAAAATTCTTTCGAAAATATAAGCTCCGAATATAATCAGCTGAAAAACATAATTGAACAAAACAAAAACAAAGACCTTATCACAAACAAAAAACAAATAAAACAGCTAATCGAACAAGAAATAATTTCGAGATATTACTACCAAAAAGGCAGAATTGAACATTTTTTGAAAGACGACAACGATGTTTTAAAAGCGATAGATATTATCAATAACAGCGATAAATACAAAGAAATTTTAAAGAAAAAGTAATTTTTATTCATGAAACTGAAAACAACTTCGTTAAACTATAAAGACGGATACTTTATTTCGATAGTATTGCTTGTTGCTAGCTTGCCGCTCTCGAAGTTTACGATGAGTGTTTTTCAGTTTTGCATCTTGTTTTTTTGGCTTTGGCATGGAGTTTCTTACCCC
The sequence above is a segment of the Lentimicrobiaceae bacterium genome. Coding sequences within it:
- a CDS encoding S41 family peptidase — protein: MNKKITSFSKLIFTIIIAIAFFQKGYGQNDKDFEILKNVDIYTSLYRTLNANYVDDIKVSEMMKTGIEAMLKELDPYTVFVSESEIEDIKFITTGEYGGIGSLIQMRNDRVIISEPYENSPAHKAGLKSGDIILKINNQSALGKTVQDVSAMLKGQPGTSIDIEIERPETNKTLNIKVTREKISIPPVSYASVLSNNVAYIKLNSFTQNSYNEVRKAFTSMRDTTKLKGVILDLRDNSGGLLTEAVDIVNLFVDKGEHVVSTKGKQKDKNSSFYTTKTPIDTKIPVVVLVNGRSASASEIVSGAIQDLDRGVIIGRRTFGKGLVQNIFPLDYNTQVKVTVAKYYIPSGRCIQAIDYTHRNKDGDPDIIPDSLINEFKTRNGRKVYDGKGIQPDILSDTVSFNSIIFNLITQNIIFDYATKFAANNATIASPSKFQISDGQYDEFVKFTQNKNLTYKTQMEEVLEDLKKAAEFENSFENISSEYNQLKNIIEQNKNKDLITNKKQIKQLIEQEIISRYYYQKGRIEHFLKDDNDVLKAIDIINNSDKYKEILKKK